The proteins below come from a single Triticum aestivum cultivar Chinese Spring chromosome 5D, IWGSC CS RefSeq v2.1, whole genome shotgun sequence genomic window:
- the LOC123121866 gene encoding photosystem I reaction center subunit V, chloroplastic — translation MATSTAAVLSPPTVAGLRLAPSPRAAVSFRAPARRSVAARAALEPSVVISLSTGLSLVMGRFVFFNFQRENVAKQVPEQNGKTHFEAGDERAKEFAGILKSNDPVGFNLVDVLAWGSIGHIVAYYILATTSNGYDPPFFG, via the coding sequence ATGGCCACCTCGACCGCCGCCGTGCTGTCCCCGCCCACCGTGGCCGGGCTCCGCCTGGCGCCGTCCCCGCGGGCGGCCGTCTCGTTCCGGGCGCCGGCGAGGCGGTccgtggcggcgcgggcggcgctggaGCCGTCGGTGGTGATCAGCCTCAGCACGGGGCTGTCGCTGGTGATGGGCCGCTTCGTCTTCTTCAACTTCCAGCGGGAGAACGTGGCGAAGCAGGTCCCCGAGCAGAACGGCAAGACCCACTTCGAGGCCGGCGACGAGCGCGCCAAGGAGTTCGCGGGCATCCTCAAGTCCAACGACCCCGTCGGCTTCAACCTCGTCGACGTCCTCGCCTGGGGCTCCATCGGCCACATCGTCGCCTACTACATCCTCGCCACCACCAGCAACGGATACGACCCACCCTTCTTCGGCTGA